In Silene latifolia isolate original U9 population chromosome X, ASM4854445v1, whole genome shotgun sequence, the following proteins share a genomic window:
- the LOC141616785 gene encoding putative WRKY transcription factor 65 isoform X2 — protein sequence MVMESKYGSNLYVTTDQEDPQTSSENGVDSGDERATATAPSPKKRRSIQKRVIQVPIGDGDGSRSSKTEAYPPSDSWAWRKYGQKPIKGSPYPRGYYRCSSSKGCPARKQVERSRMDPTMLVITYASEHNHPIPTSKHHHKTVTSTPPSASPPTPPVASPSTPVAADDSTDDGGEQPLSPVHVNPFGEPPYLEFVGDTLMLGNLGIEYNWIPDFTFNAPIFVGPKCDDTMTEVATFSMREEDESLFGDLDELPECSAVFRRRQVSAEMCGHVTPLCGST from the exons atggTTATGGAGAGTAAATATGGAAGCAATTTATATGTGACCACGGATCAGGAAGACCCACAAACCTCGTCGGAAAACGGTGTTGATTCCGGTGATGAACGTGCTACTGCAACCGCACCTTCCCCTAAGAAAAG GCGGAGTATACAAAAGAGAGTAATACAAGTGCCAATAGGCGACGGAGATGGATCGCGGAGTAGCAAAACGGAGGCGTATCCGCCGTCAGATTCATGGGCATGGAGAAAATACGGTCAAAAACCAATCAAAGGTTCACCTTACCCCAG GGGATATTATCGATGTAGTAGCTCTAAGGGATGCCCTGCTAGAAAACAAGTCGAAAGGAGTCGTATGGACCCTACTATGCTTGTTATAACTTATGCTAGTGAACATAACCACCCTATACCCACCTCCAAGCAccaccacaagaccgtcacatcaacccctCCTTCCGCCTCTCCACCCACTCCTCCGGTTGCTTCACCTTCCACACCGGTTGCTGCTGATGACTCCACTGATGATGGGGGTGAGCAACCTCTGTCACCGGTTCATGTTAATCCGTTTGGGGAACCGCCGTATCTTGAGTTTGTTGGAGATACGTTGATGTTGGGGAATTTGGGAATTGAGTATAACTGGATACCTGACTTCACGTTTAACGCGCCAATTTTTGTGGGACCTAAATGTGATGATACTATGACTGAAGTTGCGACGTTTTCTATGAGAGAGGAAGATGAATCGTTATTTGGTGATTTAGACGAGTTACCAGAGTGTTCAGCAGTTTTCCGACGTCGACAAGTAAGCGCCGAAATGTGTGGCCACGTCACTCCGCTATGTGGTAGCACATAA
- the LOC141616785 gene encoding putative WRKY transcription factor 65 isoform X1: MVMESKYGSNLYVTTDQEDPQTSSENGVDSGDERATATAPSPKKSRRSIQKRVIQVPIGDGDGSRSSKTEAYPPSDSWAWRKYGQKPIKGSPYPRGYYRCSSSKGCPARKQVERSRMDPTMLVITYASEHNHPIPTSKHHHKTVTSTPPSASPPTPPVASPSTPVAADDSTDDGGEQPLSPVHVNPFGEPPYLEFVGDTLMLGNLGIEYNWIPDFTFNAPIFVGPKCDDTMTEVATFSMREEDESLFGDLDELPECSAVFRRRQVSAEMCGHVTPLCGST; encoded by the exons atggTTATGGAGAGTAAATATGGAAGCAATTTATATGTGACCACGGATCAGGAAGACCCACAAACCTCGTCGGAAAACGGTGTTGATTCCGGTGATGAACGTGCTACTGCAACCGCACCTTCCCCTAAGAAAAG TAGGCGGAGTATACAAAAGAGAGTAATACAAGTGCCAATAGGCGACGGAGATGGATCGCGGAGTAGCAAAACGGAGGCGTATCCGCCGTCAGATTCATGGGCATGGAGAAAATACGGTCAAAAACCAATCAAAGGTTCACCTTACCCCAG GGGATATTATCGATGTAGTAGCTCTAAGGGATGCCCTGCTAGAAAACAAGTCGAAAGGAGTCGTATGGACCCTACTATGCTTGTTATAACTTATGCTAGTGAACATAACCACCCTATACCCACCTCCAAGCAccaccacaagaccgtcacatcaacccctCCTTCCGCCTCTCCACCCACTCCTCCGGTTGCTTCACCTTCCACACCGGTTGCTGCTGATGACTCCACTGATGATGGGGGTGAGCAACCTCTGTCACCGGTTCATGTTAATCCGTTTGGGGAACCGCCGTATCTTGAGTTTGTTGGAGATACGTTGATGTTGGGGAATTTGGGAATTGAGTATAACTGGATACCTGACTTCACGTTTAACGCGCCAATTTTTGTGGGACCTAAATGTGATGATACTATGACTGAAGTTGCGACGTTTTCTATGAGAGAGGAAGATGAATCGTTATTTGGTGATTTAGACGAGTTACCAGAGTGTTCAGCAGTTTTCCGACGTCGACAAGTAAGCGCCGAAATGTGTGGCCACGTCACTCCGCTATGTGGTAGCACATAA
- the LOC141620135 gene encoding uncharacterized protein LOC141620135 codes for MAGDDASAAHPTIDPLSPYYLGSHDVPGAKISNVVLRRDNYDAWQKFMTFSLKSRRKFGFVDGTIKKPTDAFELDNWMVVNCTIIQWIRNMIDPNLLENISYPVDASELWSEIKTQYAVIDGTMIHGLKTQLNNCKQTKGMDVTTYFGKLKSLWDSLATHEPLFACRCGKCECGIGPKAIQRQDNERLHQFFMGLNPTLYGNIRSSQFQLDPLPALSRAYNLVLQEERLRAETVPNVSDVAIFATPPANTDWRTLRDKERNDKRSLFRSSSEYRVYRARAAASRGSGASAGASGSGGTSAGTRSGNTAGLAAKSDVRANALITDATAHSLLSSDRLSGMFNWIIDTGASNHVTGTLSCLEDQVKILGRTVGLPNGQQVVSSSIVQFLLNLLRNHVLFRTFLRGRRLEQKRSRRSVFIGYPNNKKGWKLFDLETESIYVSRDVVFHESTFPFAATTTPPHNLSASDPIIPDEPFNGTDTGSMFSHATDGPIPSARDPNDRSDSTAATTDNTAATNTGSVTQTSGLDTEMGRGRRLKFPNSRLSGYVLDTASGPSPSSSSPSSPTSSSGTPYTLANYVNCNSFSVKQREFLAVVTAGMEPPPFKEAIKDAGWCDAMKHEIDALERNDTWKLTELPTDKKALECRWVYKIKYKSDGTVERLKARLVVFGNHQVEGIEYGETFAPVVKMGTIRAFLAVAAINKWELHQMDVHNAFLHGDLSEEIYMRLPPGFGHGKEGKVCRLKKSLYGLRQAPRCWFAKLTSALKAYGFTQS; via the exons ATGGCCGGAGACGATGCCTCTGCTGCCCATCCCACAATCGATCCTCTTAGCCCTTATTACCTTGGTTCACACGATGTTCCGGGTGCAAAAATATCTAATGTTGTTCTTCGTCGTGACAACTACGACGCTTGGCAAAAGTTTATGACGTTCTCCCTCAAGTCTCGCCGCAAGTTTGGATTCGTCGATGGGACAATTAAGAAACCTACAGACGCGTTCGAACTCGACAATTGGATGGTTGTTAATTGCACCATCATACAATGGATCAGAAATATGATTGATCCAAATTTGCTTGAAAACATATCCTACCCTGTTGATGCTTCTGAACTATGGTCGGAAATCAAAACACAATATGCGGTTATCGACGGTACGATGATTCATGGCCTTAAAACTCAACTAAATAATTGTAAACAAACTAAGGGCATGGATGTGACTACCTATTTCGGCAAACTAAAGTCCCTGTGGGATTCTCTCGCTACACATGAGCCTCTGTTCGCTTGTCGATGCGGTAAATGCGAATGCGGGATCGGACCAAAGGCAATCCAACGCCAAGATAATGAAAGGCTGCATCAATTCTTTATGGGACTCAATCCCACCCTATACGGTAATATCCGCTCCTCTCAGTTTCAATTGGATCCTCTGCCTGCCCTTAGTCGTGCTTATAATCTCGTTCTTCAAGAAGAGCGCTTGCGTGCTGAGACCGTACCCAATGTCTCTGATGTTGCTATTTTTGCTACCCCGCCTGCCAACACTGATTGGCGCACTCTTCGTGACAAAGAACGGAATGATAAACGAAGTCTATTCCGCTCCTCCT CTGAGTATCGGGTTTATCGGGCTCGTGCTGCTGCTTCTCGCGGTTCTGGTGCATCTGCCGGTGCTAGTGGCTCAGGTGGTACCTCGGCTGGTACGCGTTCTGGCAACACGGCTGGTCTCGCTGCCAAGTCGGACGTTCGTGCAAATGCCCTTATCACGGATGCTACGGCTCATTCGCTGCTTTCCTCGGATCGACTAAGTGGTATGTTTAATTGGATCATTGATACGGGTGCCTCCAATCATGTCACTGGCACTCTGTCATGTTTGGAGGATCAAGTAAAAATTCTGGGACGAACTGTTGGGCTTCCTAATGGCCAGCAGGTCGTGTCTTCC TCGATAGtgcaatttcttttgaatttactAAGAAATCATGTCTTATTCAGGACCTTTCTTCGAGGAAGACGATTGGAGCAG AAACGGAGTCGTCGTAGTgtttttattggttatccaaataATAAGAAGGGATGGAAACTTTTCGATCTTGAAACTGAGTCTATATATGTCTCTCGCGATGTTGTGTTTCATGAGTCTACATTCCCATTTGCTGCTACCACTACTCCTCCCCATAATCTCTCTGCTTCTGACCCGATTATTCCTGATGAGCCATTTAATGGCACGGACACGGGGTCCATGTTTTCCCATGCTACTGATGGCCCTATTCCTTCGGCCCGTGACCCAAATGACAGGTCAGACTCGACTGCTGCTACAACTGACAATACAGCCGCCACCAATACCGGTTCAGTTACTCAAACTTCCGGGTTGGATACTGAAATGGGTAGAGGACGCCGTCTGAAATTTCCCAATTCCCGACTTTCTGGCTATGTTCTTGACACCGCTTCTGGTCCGTCCCCTTCTTCCAGCTCACCTAGCTCTCCAACGTCCTCCTCAGGTACTCCATACACTCTAGCTAATTATGTCAACTGTAATTCATTTTCCGTCAAACAACGAGAATTTCTTGCAGTTGTGACCGCCGGAATGGAACCACCGCCTTTTAAAGAGGCAATTAAAGATGCTGGTTGGTGCGATGCCATGAAACACGAAATTGACGCCTTGGAGCGTAACGATACTTGGAAATTGACGGAATTACCAACGGACAAAAAGGCTCTTGAGTGTAGATGGGTGTACAAGATTAAGTATAAATCGGATGGCACCGTTGAACGTCTCAAAGCCCGACTCGTGGTTTTCGGAAATCATCAAGTCGAAGGGATTGAATACGGAGAAACTTTTGCTCCGGTAGTGAAGATGGGTACCATTCGTGCTTTCCTTGCTGTGGCCGCCATAAATAAATGGGAattacatcaaatggatgttcaTAATGCTTTTTTACATGGCGACTTAAGTGAAGAAATCTATATGCGTCTTCCTCCTGGGTTCGGTCATGGGAAAGAAGGCAAAGTCTGCCGTCTCAAGAAGTCCTTATATGGTCTTCGACAAGCTCCCAGGTGTTGGTTCGCAAAACTTACTTCTGCTCTTAAGGCTTACGGGTTCACACAGTCTTAA
- the LOC141616786 gene encoding ras-related protein YPT3 produces MSGYRADDDYDYLFKLVLIGDSGVGKSNLLSRFTKNEFNLESKSTIGVEFATRSLNIDSKVIKAQIWDTAGQERYRAITSAYYRGAVGALLVYDVTRKVTFENTARWLRELRDHTDPNIVVMLIGNKSDLRHLVAVSTEEAKAFAEQEGLFFMETSALEATNVDHAFSEVLTQIHRIVSKKAVEAGDGSASVVPSQGESIDIKNEGSAWKKMGCCSN; encoded by the exons ATGTCAGGGTACAGAGCAGATGATGACTATGATTACTTGTTTAAGTTGGTTTTAATTGGGGATTCTGGAGTTGGAAAGTCTAATCTGCTTTCAAGGTTTACTAAGAATGAGTTTAATCTTGAGTCTAAATCTACTATTGGTGTTGAATTTGCTACTCGAAGTTTGAATATTGATTCTAAGGTTATTAAAGCTCAGATTTGGGATACTGCTGGTCAAGAAAG GTACCGCGCCATTACCAGTGCCTATTATCGAGGAGCTGTCGGTGCTTTACTCGTCTACGATGTCACCCGGAAAGTTACATTTGAGAACACTGCAAGGTGGTTAAGAGAGCTGCGAGACCACACCGACCCCAACATCGTAGTCATGCTTATCGGCAACAAGTCAGATCTACGACATCTCGTGGCCGTGTCAACGGAGGAAGCGAAGGCTTTTGCCGAACAGGAAGGGCTCTTCTTCATGGAAACGTCTGCTCTTGAGGCAACTAATGTGGACCACGCTTTCTCCGAAGTTCTTACTCAGATCCATCGTATTGTGAGCAAGAAGGCCGTTGAAGCTGGTGACGGTTCTGCCTCAGTTGTTCCGTCTCAAGGGGAGAGTATTGATATTAAAAATGAGGGCTCGGCTTGGAAAAAGATGGGGTGCTGCTCAAACTAA